In a single window of the Tellurirhabdus bombi genome:
- a CDS encoding GH3 auxin-responsive promoter family protein encodes MTLLNTTLKWLLQRRLPTIEAMMKRPDVAQQSIFRQLIEKGRRTEWGKLHQYSSIHTVKDFQQRVPVSSYEDLFPYIERTMKGEQNILWPSPIHWFSKSSGTTNARSKFIPVSSESMDDCHFRGGKDLMALYIANRPDTKVFEGKGLSIGGSLHENPYSKHGFAGDVSAVITKNLPSWAQYIRTPSVEVALMSKWEEKIERMAEVTAKENVTSILGVPTWTLVLLERILALTGKKNILEVWPNFEVFIHGAVAFQPYRDLFTQSIFPSKDITYLETYNASEGFFAIQDDLSKVGEMLLMMNYGIFYEFIPMDQAEQPFPKALTIEEVELDKNYALVISTNGGLWRYRVGDTVRFTSLNPFRLKVSGRTKHFINAFGEEVIVENAETAITRACEATGAAVKDYTAGPIYIGSGTQGRHEWIIEFSQDPLSQDRFNQVLDETLREVNSDYDAKRYNDMVLQKPIIHVVPRGTFYSWMKNRGKVGGQHKVPRLSNTREYLNDILTTLELGLR; translated from the coding sequence ATGACTTTGCTCAACACTACCCTGAAATGGCTCCTGCAACGGCGACTGCCAACCATCGAGGCAATGATGAAGCGTCCAGACGTGGCGCAGCAAAGTATATTTCGGCAATTAATCGAGAAAGGGCGCCGAACAGAATGGGGTAAACTTCACCAGTATAGCTCTATTCATACGGTTAAAGATTTTCAGCAACGGGTACCGGTTTCTTCCTACGAAGATCTTTTCCCTTATATTGAGCGCACCATGAAAGGAGAACAGAACATTCTGTGGCCCTCTCCTATTCACTGGTTTTCCAAATCTTCAGGTACAACCAACGCCCGTAGCAAATTTATTCCCGTCTCTTCCGAATCGATGGACGATTGCCATTTTCGGGGCGGCAAAGACCTGATGGCCCTTTATATTGCCAATCGGCCAGATACAAAGGTATTCGAAGGCAAAGGCTTATCCATTGGAGGTAGCCTCCACGAAAACCCCTATAGCAAACACGGCTTTGCGGGGGATGTATCGGCAGTGATTACCAAAAACCTGCCTTCCTGGGCCCAATATATCCGCACTCCGTCAGTAGAAGTTGCGCTGATGAGTAAGTGGGAAGAGAAAATTGAGCGCATGGCCGAGGTTACTGCCAAAGAAAATGTCACCAGTATCTTGGGCGTTCCAACCTGGACTTTGGTTTTGCTGGAACGCATTCTGGCCTTAACGGGGAAGAAGAACATCCTGGAAGTGTGGCCAAACTTTGAGGTTTTTATTCACGGAGCGGTCGCTTTTCAACCCTACCGGGATCTGTTCACACAGTCTATTTTCCCGTCTAAAGACATTACGTATCTCGAAACCTACAACGCTTCGGAAGGCTTTTTCGCCATTCAGGACGACTTGAGCAAAGTAGGAGAAATGTTGCTCATGATGAACTACGGTATTTTCTATGAATTCATACCGATGGATCAGGCAGAGCAACCGTTCCCCAAAGCACTGACTATCGAAGAAGTTGAGTTGGATAAAAACTATGCGCTGGTTATTTCCACCAATGGGGGGTTGTGGCGCTACCGCGTGGGAGATACCGTGCGATTCACATCGTTGAATCCGTTCCGTCTGAAAGTCAGTGGCCGTACGAAGCATTTTATCAACGCTTTTGGTGAAGAGGTCATTGTCGAGAATGCTGAAACAGCCATTACACGCGCCTGCGAAGCAACCGGCGCCGCGGTGAAAGACTACACGGCCGGTCCAATCTACATTGGCAGCGGCACCCAGGGCCGCCACGAGTGGATTATCGAATTTAGCCAAGATCCGCTTAGTCAGGATCGGTTCAATCAGGTGCTGGACGAAACGCTACGTGAAGTCAACTCCGACTATGACGCCAAACGCTACAACGACATGGTTCTGCAAAAACCAATCATTCACGTAGTACCGCGCGGTACGTTTTATAGTTGGATGAAAAACCGGGGCAAAGTCGGTGGACAGCACAAAGTACCCCGTTTGAGCAACACCCGGGAGTACCTCAACGATATTTTAACCACGCTTGAACTGGGATTACGCTGA
- a CDS encoding glycerophosphodiester phosphodiesterase family protein: protein MPLRFVFALLSLTTSALAQPLPFDIQGHRGCRGLMPENSILAFLKALDLGVTTLELDVVISQDRKVVVSHDAYINSSFCLDPSGKPINKKSQEELNLYLMTYDAIKKYDCGSQGNSAFPQQQLLKATKPLLSEVIEAAESYRKQKNLPFFAYSIEIKSTPKEYDVSQPQPAQFSDLVYAIILEQLPPERVILQSFDFNILAYWNEQIRAGRYQKVQLAALISTLKNVNTHLKALGFTPAIYSPYHLLVGKRKILRIHRKGMKVIPWTVNSPKRMKKLKAWGADGLITDYPDRAKAL, encoded by the coding sequence ATGCCTTTACGCTTCGTTTTTGCACTTCTTTCTCTAACAACCTCCGCCTTGGCCCAGCCTCTTCCCTTTGACATACAGGGCCACCGGGGCTGCCGAGGTTTAATGCCGGAAAACTCCATTCTAGCCTTTCTCAAAGCCCTTGATTTGGGCGTGACAACCCTGGAGCTCGATGTAGTCATCAGCCAGGATCGAAAAGTAGTCGTTTCCCACGACGCCTATATAAACTCCAGCTTTTGCCTCGATCCTAGTGGAAAACCTATTAACAAAAAGAGTCAGGAAGAGCTAAATTTGTACTTAATGACGTATGACGCCATTAAAAAGTACGACTGTGGCTCGCAAGGAAATTCGGCTTTTCCGCAACAACAACTGCTTAAAGCAACCAAGCCGTTACTCAGCGAAGTGATTGAAGCCGCCGAAAGCTACCGAAAACAAAAAAATTTACCTTTTTTTGCTTATAGTATTGAAATTAAAAGCACCCCGAAAGAATATGACGTTTCCCAGCCGCAACCCGCTCAATTTTCGGACTTGGTCTATGCTATAATTCTTGAACAACTTCCGCCGGAGCGGGTTATACTGCAAAGTTTCGATTTCAATATTTTGGCCTATTGGAACGAACAAATAAGGGCAGGAAGGTACCAGAAAGTACAGCTGGCAGCATTGATATCTACTCTAAAAAACGTAAACACGCATCTTAAAGCCTTAGGATTTACGCCCGCTATTTATAGTCCTTATCATTTGCTCGTTGGTAAACGAAAAATTCTGCGAATTCATCGGAAAGGCATGAAAGTGATCCCCTGGACAGTGAATAGCCCTAAACGCATGAAAAAATTGAAAGCATGGGGCGCCGACGGACTAATTACTGATTATCCGGACCGAGCGAAAGCCTTGTGA
- a CDS encoding 4-hydroxy-3-methylbut-2-enyl diphosphate reductase yields the protein MKSFNIPAHYRSRIISPIKEFRRKRDKLKRDFTPSVLDFGPVRFLIARHFGFCYGVENAIEIAYRAIAENPGKRIFLLSEMIHNPDVNRDLQERGVRFIMDTAGNQLIPWSEFTPDDIVIVPAFGTTLEIQQQLELAGLDPYSFDTTCPFVEKVWNKASQIGKKDYTVIVHGKPSHEETRATFSHSKESAPTVVVKDMEQTKRLAKYITGELPTAQFYEEFADQYSDGFNPETDLQHIGVVNQTTMLAADTQSIADYLKLVMIRKYALLPEQVEERFANTRDTLCYATNDNQDATYALLTNPADFAIVAGGYKSSNTSHIVELCEEKLPTYFIESEQKILSRNLIRHFNLHTKQEEVAENFIPDKEPVTILLTCGASCPDAIVEGILLKIVSYFENTQSLEDVIQPYQE from the coding sequence ATGAAATCGTTTAATATTCCAGCGCATTACCGGAGTCGTATTATTAGCCCTATCAAAGAGTTTCGCCGGAAACGGGATAAGCTAAAACGCGATTTTACTCCGAGCGTCCTGGATTTTGGACCTGTCCGCTTCTTGATTGCTCGCCATTTCGGGTTTTGTTATGGCGTAGAAAACGCGATTGAAATTGCCTACCGGGCCATTGCTGAAAATCCGGGCAAACGCATTTTTTTGCTGAGCGAAATGATTCATAACCCGGACGTCAACCGCGATTTGCAGGAACGGGGCGTGCGATTTATCATGGATACGGCCGGCAACCAGCTTATTCCCTGGAGTGAATTTACTCCCGACGATATTGTTATTGTCCCTGCCTTTGGCACTACCCTGGAAATTCAGCAACAGCTAGAGCTTGCCGGTCTGGATCCGTATAGCTTCGATACGACCTGCCCGTTTGTCGAGAAAGTTTGGAACAAAGCCAGCCAGATTGGGAAAAAAGATTACACGGTTATCGTGCACGGAAAGCCCAGCCACGAAGAAACGCGTGCTACTTTCTCGCACAGCAAAGAGTCGGCCCCGACTGTTGTGGTGAAAGACATGGAGCAGACCAAGAGACTAGCTAAATACATTACCGGCGAGTTACCTACCGCTCAGTTTTATGAGGAGTTTGCAGACCAGTACTCCGACGGCTTTAATCCCGAAACGGACCTTCAGCACATTGGTGTCGTGAATCAGACGACGATGTTAGCGGCGGATACCCAAAGCATTGCTGATTACCTGAAATTGGTTATGATTCGCAAATACGCGCTTTTGCCCGAGCAGGTTGAGGAGCGTTTTGCCAATACGCGGGATACCCTTTGTTATGCCACGAATGACAATCAGGATGCAACGTATGCTTTGCTAACCAATCCCGCCGATTTTGCCATTGTGGCCGGAGGTTATAAAAGCTCTAATACGTCGCATATCGTTGAGCTTTGCGAAGAAAAATTGCCGACCTATTTCATTGAATCAGAACAAAAGATTTTGTCCCGCAACCTGATTCGTCATTTCAATCTGCACACGAAGCAGGAAGAAGTAGCCGAAAATTTTATCCCGGACAAAGAACCAGTAACTATTCTGCTGACTTGCGGAGCTTCTTGCCCCGATGCTATTGTTGAAGGAATTCTGTTGAAAATTGTGTCTTATTTTGAGAATACGCAATCGCTCGAAGACGTAATCCAGCCATACCAAGAATAG
- a CDS encoding OmpH family outer membrane protein yields the protein MKQASLILNVVLAVAVAYLYYLQFSNKSEAEPVTTETKTAPSRKVVYVNVDSLLTNYEYFKDTRKLLESKRFQLDNELNARGRSLQNEIAFFQQKAQTMTMEQGRATEAALQKKQQDFVAYREQAAQRLAEEEQKKNDELYTQIQDYLKKVNKQNQHDFVLGYTKGGGILFADQSMDATKQIIAGLNKEYDEKQKAKK from the coding sequence GTGAAACAAGCATCCTTGATTCTAAATGTGGTATTGGCTGTTGCCGTTGCCTACTTGTACTACCTGCAATTTTCAAACAAATCCGAAGCTGAACCCGTAACTACTGAAACCAAAACTGCTCCTTCCCGGAAAGTAGTCTATGTAAATGTTGACTCTCTCCTGACAAATTACGAATACTTCAAGGATACCCGGAAACTGCTGGAAAGTAAGCGGTTCCAGCTCGACAATGAGTTAAATGCAAGAGGGCGCTCTTTACAGAATGAAATTGCCTTTTTCCAGCAGAAAGCGCAAACCATGACGATGGAGCAAGGCCGGGCTACCGAAGCCGCTCTACAGAAAAAGCAGCAGGATTTTGTGGCTTACCGCGAGCAGGCAGCCCAGCGTTTGGCGGAAGAAGAGCAGAAGAAAAACGATGAATTGTATACACAAATTCAGGATTATCTGAAAAAAGTGAATAAACAAAACCAACATGATTTCGTGTTAGGCTATACCAAAGGGGGCGGTATTCTTTTTGCCGATCAGTCAATGGATGCTACGAAGCAAATCATTGCTGGTTTGAATAAAGAATACGACGAAAAACAAAAGGCTAAGAAATAA